DNA sequence from the Pseudomonas tritici genome:
CATGTTCCACATGGTGGCGGCCCGAGGGGTGAACCACTCCGGCGGGTCGATCTGGGTGATCTTGGAAAACTGCGGCTCGGCTGTATTCAGCGCGCGCTTGCCAGGATTTCCGGCGAGTGCTTTTTTGGCCGTTGGCTTGGGTTTGCGACCACGGCCGGCGACCGTGGCGGTGCCTCCCATCGCGCAACTCCTGAATTTTTAATTTCGCGGGTGTAAGAAAACGATTGGGCGGACGGTCTAGAAGGCAAAAGGTGTGGACTTTTGACCCTCCCCCCACCCACAAATGAGAACCAGTCTCATTTGAGCTATTTACACTGCATTTTGCACGATTTTCTGCTTGGATTGCCCCAACCACCGTCTTCAGACGCTGTTTTCGTGCTGTGGCAGCTGTGGCACAGCGACTGCCAGTTGTTTCGATCCCAGAAAAGCACCATGTCGCCCTTGTGTGGGGTGACGTGGTCGACATCAGTGGCCGCGACCACCTCGCCTCGCCGATCATGCTCAGCACACAACGGATGGCGGGCTAGGAATCCCTTGCTCGCCTGCTGCCACTTGTAGCCATAGCCTCGCTGACTACTGCTCTCACGCTTCTTGTCAGCCACCTTGGCAGCTGCTGCCTTCGCGAGATCGGCGTGCTCATCGCAGTAGCGAGGGTTGCGGGTGAGCGCCCTGCACCCTTGAGCACTGCAAGGCTTCTGTGGTCTTAGTGGCATCAGTGGTCACTTGCTCTGGCTGCGTTTGATCTGGGCGTCTACCTGGTCAGCACACGTGTCGAGCAGGTTGATTGCCCTGTCCTTCAGCTCCCACACATCGCCATTCAGGCGAAGGTCGACTGCATCCGCATCAACCCGTTCGCACGGGATCAATTCAGGGGCTTCCAGCCTTACGGCCTGGGTCTTTGTCACTACCACCGGCTTTGCCGCGCAGGCCGTCAGGCAGAGGCTGAGCAGCCCAATCACGAACAGGCTTGCTGTTGCGCTTGAGGTCTTCAAAGTTCTTCTCCGCCTTTTTTGCTTTGTCCTGGCTGGCCCTGAGGCGCTTTGCCAGATCGGCCTGGTATTCGGCATTGCGCTTTGCTTCAGCGCGCAGGGTGGTGATGGTGGCCTGGCTCTCAGTGTTGGCCTTGATGGCTTCATCCTTGGCCTGGGTCTCAACGAGCTTTTCGTCTCGTAGATCCTCGACCCGTAGCTGCTGGATTCCAACGAGCAGCAGCCCGACCAGCGCAATGATGATTCCTGCAGCGATTGCCTTCATGCCGAATCCGCCTTTCTGCCCAGGAACCGGATGATCAGGTCACGGATCGCCGTCACACCGATGAAGCCAATGGCGCCACCGGCGGCCACTGAAAGACTGGGCGGCCACTCCACCCATTCGATGATGCTGCTTGCTGACAGGCTCAAGGCCCCACAGAGCAGCGCCTCGAACAAGGTGCGCCAGTAGTTCGGCTCTTTGGCGTCGTACAGCACGCGCAACAGCGTGATCGTGAAGGCCATGATTGCGCCCTGCCACAGCGGATTGGAGAGGACTAGCCAGACCTGGGCCCAGAAGTCAGGGTTTTTCTCAGGCATGTTCAGGGACATCCGGCAGTCCTCCCTTTAGGGGAGCATGAATAAAAAAGCCCACTCAGTGGCGGGCGGATGGCCATGTGCTACTTTCGAGTGGCTGTCATGGAGGCAGTACCAGTAACCGAAGGAGCAAAAATGGCAAAGTTTAAAGTTGCGCATATCCATGAGCAGGGGAATGACATGATCATCATCCCGCTCGACTCATCCTTCAATAGCAAGACTGACGGGCAACAGGCTGATGCGATGGAGGCATTTCAGATTGCCGCTTCATCGGCGGGGCTAAGGGGCGCGGTCGTGCTGATCTGGAAATCTGGGAGTTATGTGAAGTTCAGGGGGCCACAGCAATGGCACCCTTTTTTGAAAAGCCCAGGCATCTACCAACTAGTGATGGCCAACATCAACAAGGAGTTGACGATTCACTGATTGGCCGCAAGGACTCGTCACCGGCCTCAACCAGAGCTGACTCAAGGGCGGCAATTATCCGCTGAATTGTTCCGTCTTCGCGGTGCGACAGAAATGTCATGCC
Encoded proteins:
- a CDS encoding HNH endonuclease, whose amino-acid sequence is MPLRPQKPCSAQGCRALTRNPRYCDEHADLAKAAAAKVADKKRESSSQRGYGYKWQQASKGFLARHPLCAEHDRRGEVVAATDVDHVTPHKGDMVLFWDRNNWQSLCHSCHSTKTASEDGGWGNPSRKSCKMQCK
- a CDS encoding phage holin, lambda family — encoded protein: MPEKNPDFWAQVWLVLSNPLWQGAIMAFTITLLRVLYDAKEPNYWRTLFEALLCGALSLSASSIIEWVEWPPSLSVAAGGAIGFIGVTAIRDLIIRFLGRKADSA
- a CDS encoding Rrf2 family transcriptional regulator; amino-acid sequence: MQVRVLDESGEVIWSQGEKSGMTFLSHREDGTIQRIIAALESALVEAGDESLRPISESSTPC